A DNA window from Candidatus Poribacteria bacterium contains the following coding sequences:
- a CDS encoding DUF4159 domain-containing protein: MVDAVQITDAAFLESPVIFMEPVPKSSVQLQNGLLGGGNIWNVSGDRPSFGYTDREAQRIREYVINRGGFIYMPTHGNTELAMQPALRILRQILPEYHLTTIPHDHEIYNSFYELSGPLRFPVRKIGSTVLHHGPYRQLQGVFIDDRLAVLVDTEAMIHVMDGAVQKPFFGHYQDRNRILDEFAPAAARQLVNIVVYAVTHGNISDYSNYIPANALADGEGDVAPKKAPSAASRL, translated from the coding sequence ATGGTTGACGCCGTCCAAATTACGGATGCAGCGTTTCTTGAGTCACCGGTTATCTTTATGGAGCCGGTTCCCAAATCCTCAGTGCAACTCCAGAACGGGTTGCTGGGTGGTGGCAATATATGGAATGTCAGTGGGGATCGCCCTTCTTTCGGTTATACCGATCGGGAGGCACAGCGAATTCGCGAATATGTCATCAATCGCGGTGGGTTTATCTATATGCCGACACACGGAAACACGGAATTGGCAATGCAACCTGCTCTGCGGATCTTGCGCCAAATTCTTCCTGAATACCACCTCACGACGATTCCTCACGACCACGAGATTTACAACAGTTTCTATGAGTTGAGCGGGCCGCTCCGATTTCCTGTTCGGAAAATTGGGTCTACCGTTCTCCATCACGGTCCCTACCGTCAGTTACAAGGTGTCTTCATTGATGATCGGTTAGCTGTTCTTGTTGATACGGAAGCGATGATACATGTGATGGATGGTGCTGTTCAGAAGCCTTTCTTCGGTCACTATCAAGACCGGAATAGAATCTTAGATGAGTTCGCACCAGCTGCTGCACGACAACTCGTTAATATCGTCGTTTACGCGGTGACACACGGAAACATCTCGGATTACAGTAACTACATTCCGGCAAATGCTCTCGCCGATGGAGAGGGAGATGTTGCCCCGAAAAAGGCACCGAGTGCCGCCAGTCGACTGTAA
- a CDS encoding Rieske (2Fe-2S) protein, whose product MNTNFVKVAALSDVAEGKPRAVRVEGHSIALFQHEGAVYATDNQCPHMGYPLVRGRVRKGVLSCDWHGWSYDMEGGGCFTGGCDDLATFPVEVRNGDIYIDVASGGKKRDDAHFLLLKEGLLTTDNWTLSKAIAIMLAKGVSEEETLELMVKHMGRHISTDRNAFEGGRKLAMMMNGVKVARMYQPEDRLIPFMMAADGASGRLGDRPDRQPLPPPVDWQKLEDWIRVFSTDKEWEGIEKCLITARQLGGHDEKIIPLFFQCAVEPFFLNHSRNLIDLAHLAELLAQFGWELTGELVCSLGAKILGQGRGRPGELHREAIEKLEEIDPIFDALPQETSTESSVDYDEDKFSAALVSGDLDEVFDAITGMLTAGVPINTLATTMVMTAGDRMARTPVSMSPGWWDLQEEMEIASTVRKVLRYAGTKVAAKALYHAAWRFFNNRWLNIRHQPITELRASATPKVLDEDTALSEILDAIESVRIQEIGRRTREYLNAGCSAERLMTEMGVCILKDDNGDDLLSSIRIVSEEWKTCEAHPARNQLIVGLARWATDIRRNAGNDSAVQTAHRFARGETATELYE is encoded by the coding sequence GTGAATACCAATTTTGTCAAAGTTGCTGCGCTCAGTGATGTGGCAGAGGGAAAACCGAGGGCTGTTAGAGTTGAAGGACATAGCATTGCCCTCTTTCAGCATGAAGGTGCTGTCTACGCAACAGATAACCAATGCCCACACATGGGCTATCCGCTCGTGAGAGGACGCGTCAGGAAGGGCGTTTTATCCTGTGATTGGCACGGTTGGAGTTACGACATGGAAGGCGGTGGATGTTTCACAGGCGGTTGTGACGACCTCGCCACATTCCCCGTCGAAGTTCGGAACGGCGATATCTATATAGATGTTGCCAGCGGTGGAAAGAAACGCGACGATGCCCATTTTCTTTTATTGAAAGAAGGTTTGCTCACTACCGACAACTGGACGCTTTCTAAAGCCATTGCCATTATGTTAGCTAAGGGCGTTTCGGAAGAGGAGACCTTGGAGTTGATGGTGAAGCACATGGGGCGGCATATCTCTACAGATAGGAACGCGTTCGAGGGTGGCAGAAAATTGGCAATGATGATGAACGGGGTAAAAGTCGCACGTATGTACCAACCTGAAGATCGACTCATTCCGTTCATGATGGCTGCGGATGGGGCATCAGGCAGACTCGGTGATCGACCTGATCGACAACCGCTTCCACCTCCGGTTGACTGGCAGAAATTGGAAGACTGGATTCGAGTGTTCTCCACTGATAAAGAGTGGGAAGGCATCGAAAAATGCCTGATCACTGCGAGACAATTGGGTGGACACGATGAAAAAATCATTCCGCTTTTCTTTCAATGCGCCGTTGAACCCTTCTTCCTCAACCACTCCAGAAATCTCATTGATCTCGCACACTTGGCTGAACTGTTAGCGCAATTTGGATGGGAGTTAACGGGGGAGTTAGTCTGTAGCCTCGGTGCGAAGATACTCGGACAAGGACGCGGCAGACCCGGAGAACTTCACCGTGAAGCCATCGAAAAATTGGAAGAAATCGATCCTATCTTTGATGCGCTTCCGCAGGAGACATCAACCGAAAGTTCTGTTGATTACGACGAGGATAAATTTTCAGCGGCTCTTGTGAGTGGCGATCTCGACGAGGTTTTTGATGCTATAACGGGAATGCTTACGGCAGGTGTTCCCATTAACACGCTGGCGACGACGATGGTCATGACAGCGGGGGATAGAATGGCACGCACACCTGTAAGTATGAGTCCGGGGTGGTGGGATCTACAAGAGGAGATGGAAATCGCATCAACAGTGAGAAAAGTGCTTCGGTACGCCGGAACCAAGGTTGCCGCCAAAGCACTCTACCACGCCGCGTGGCGATTTTTCAACAACCGATGGCTTAACATCCGCCACCAACCGATCACAGAGTTAAGGGCATCTGCAACGCCTAAAGTCCTTGATGAAGACACGGCACTGTCCGAAATTTTAGATGCGATTGAATCCGTCCGTATCCAAGAAATTGGACGACGAACCCGTGAGTATCTTAACGCTGGGTGCTCCGCGGAGCGGTTAATGACTGAAATGGGTGTGTGTATTCTTAAGGATGATAACGGTGATGATCTCCTGAGTTCCATTCGCATAGTATCTGAGGAATGGAAAACCTGTGAAGCGCATCCCGCCAGAAATCAATTGATAGTTGGTTTGGCGCGATGGGCAACGGATATCCGCAGAAATGCTGGAAACGATTCCGCTGTCCAAACTGCACACCGTTTCGCTCGCGGTGAAACCGCGACGGAACTCTATGAATAG
- a CDS encoding carbohydrate binding family 9 domain-containing protein, with amino-acid sequence METESVFWRALVLLVAFFALQFPRAVVAEAEESDHRVATAARIKGAPPQLDGVLDDDIWKTAPLHEGFRQRDPDEGKPATQRTTFQVVYDNEAVYFAVMCYDEEPEKIVSRLVRRDDFVESDKVQILLDPHYNRQRAFSFTIYPSGSVIDGITGGNGWNGWNNAWDGVWDAKTQIHKNGWAVECKIPFYMFRFSPKDKYTWGLQVEREISRRKERAHWRLIKKGDPGWLSHFGDLIGIEDIKPSRHLELIPYTMGRTTLNSKADLWGNVGGDVQYGITSGITLNATVNPDFGQVEADPATLNLSAYEEFFEERRPFFVKGSSIFNFGEGENQFFYSRRIGRQPGHFGIPDGTTELSRPEATTILGAAKIVGRTNSKTSFGIMEAVTAPGYAQIQEKGKTRDYLIEPLTNYFVGRVTQDILEGNSRVGLITTSVNRRASNAAYVGGLDWDLRFAKERYKISGMVAASQAGKVEARKSGYLAHLQFDKQGGWWRLHTEFNVRSPDVDINDIGYTQRGDMMRWFYDFIVKKEQPFSIFREVTFGLYGWREWNYDGVSIDRYSEIWTDGKLKNYWEYDLWVGRNLESFRDEDVRRGGTLIKNPAGWWIFSRLSTDSRKMVQLELNPIFAWDDDTKSSEKEVSLRLNIRPASNIELSIGPMYRYRIYDAQWVGLVEENVNGQIEKHYVYGELTSQTLDFTTRANISFTPTLSLQFYVQPFITVGDYGNFKELVEPRSYQFKPYPLKRNPDFHMRSLRGNTVLRWEFRPGSTLFLVWSQSRAVELEDVGAADLEFRPVHRLRDSFTDPGKNIFLIKCRYWFGI; translated from the coding sequence TTGGAAACAGAATCAGTATTTTGGCGCGCTTTGGTGTTATTGGTGGCATTTTTTGCTTTACAATTTCCAAGGGCAGTCGTAGCTGAAGCGGAAGAATCCGATCACAGAGTTGCGACGGCTGCCCGCATTAAAGGCGCGCCCCCCCAATTAGACGGTGTTTTAGATGACGACATCTGGAAGACCGCGCCCCTCCACGAAGGCTTCCGTCAGCGCGATCCCGATGAAGGGAAACCCGCTACCCAACGCACGACTTTCCAAGTTGTATATGACAATGAGGCGGTCTATTTTGCTGTCATGTGTTATGACGAAGAACCCGAAAAAATTGTTTCCCGCCTCGTCAGACGAGATGATTTCGTTGAATCCGATAAAGTCCAGATTCTCCTTGATCCCCACTACAATCGACAGCGAGCCTTCTCATTTACTATCTATCCATCTGGCTCTGTCATAGATGGCATTACTGGAGGTAACGGATGGAATGGCTGGAACAACGCTTGGGACGGTGTGTGGGACGCAAAAACTCAAATTCACAAAAATGGGTGGGCAGTGGAATGTAAGATCCCGTTTTACATGTTTCGCTTTTCTCCAAAAGATAAATACACGTGGGGGCTACAAGTAGAGCGCGAGATTAGCCGCAGAAAAGAGCGTGCTCACTGGCGTTTAATTAAAAAGGGGGATCCGGGGTGGCTATCGCATTTTGGGGACCTGATAGGGATTGAGGATATCAAACCTTCTCGTCATTTGGAATTGATACCCTATACAATGGGCAGGACAACGCTGAACAGTAAAGCGGATTTGTGGGGCAATGTTGGTGGCGATGTCCAATATGGCATCACTTCTGGCATTACGCTCAATGCCACGGTGAATCCTGACTTTGGACAGGTAGAGGCCGACCCTGCGACTTTAAATCTTTCTGCTTATGAGGAGTTTTTCGAGGAACGGAGACCCTTTTTTGTCAAAGGCTCATCCATTTTTAACTTCGGAGAGGGAGAAAATCAATTCTTTTACTCGCGGCGAATCGGACGACAGCCCGGGCATTTTGGGATTCCAGACGGGACGACTGAACTGAGTCGTCCGGAAGCAACAACGATTCTGGGTGCCGCCAAAATCGTCGGGAGAACCAACAGCAAGACTTCTTTCGGTATCATGGAGGCTGTTACCGCCCCAGGGTATGCACAGATTCAGGAAAAAGGCAAGACGCGCGATTACCTCATTGAGCCGCTGACAAATTACTTTGTGGGTCGAGTGACACAAGACATCCTTGAAGGGAATTCTCGCGTCGGACTGATAACAACATCGGTGAATCGACGTGCCTCCAACGCGGCGTATGTCGGTGGACTGGACTGGGACTTGAGGTTTGCGAAGGAGCGGTACAAGATAAGTGGGATGGTGGCAGCGAGCCAAGCGGGAAAAGTTGAGGCACGCAAGTCGGGTTACCTTGCCCATCTTCAATTTGATAAACAGGGTGGATGGTGGCGACTTCATACCGAGTTTAATGTTCGCTCCCCAGACGTAGATATAAATGACATAGGGTATACGCAGCGCGGCGATATGATGCGGTGGTTCTATGACTTCATCGTTAAAAAAGAGCAACCCTTTAGCATTTTCCGAGAAGTCACTTTCGGGCTCTACGGTTGGCGGGAATGGAACTACGATGGCGTTAGCATCGATCGCTATTCCGAGATATGGACAGATGGTAAACTGAAGAACTATTGGGAGTATGACCTGTGGGTTGGACGGAATTTGGAATCGTTTAGGGACGAGGATGTCCGGCGCGGTGGGACGTTGATTAAGAATCCTGCGGGTTGGTGGATTTTTAGCCGACTTTCTACCGACAGTCGTAAAATGGTTCAACTTGAACTGAATCCGATCTTCGCATGGGATGACGATACCAAGAGTTCTGAAAAGGAAGTCAGTCTTCGTCTGAACATTCGTCCTGCGTCGAACATTGAACTGAGCATCGGACCGATGTATCGTTATCGAATTTACGATGCCCAGTGGGTCGGATTAGTTGAGGAAAACGTCAATGGACAAATCGAAAAACACTACGTCTATGGAGAATTAACGAGTCAAACACTTGACTTTACGACGCGCGCGAATATCAGTTTTACCCCGACGTTGAGTCTTCAATTCTATGTTCAGCCGTTCATTACTGTCGGAGACTATGGTAACTTCAAAGAGTTAGTCGAGCCGCGGTCTTATCAGTTCAAACCGTATCCGCTGAAACGCAACCCTGATTTCCACATGCGTTCGTTGCGAGGCAACACCGTGCTTCGTTGGGAGTTTCGTCCGGGAAGTACGCTGTTCTTGGTTTGGTCTCAGTCGCGTGCAGTCGAGTTAGAGGATGTGGGCGCAGCCGACCTTGAGTTTCGACCTGTGCATCGTTTGAGAGACAGTTTCACGGATCCTGGGAAGAACATCTTCCTGATTAAGTGTCGGTATTGGTTTGGAATTTAA
- a CDS encoding sulfurtransferase, translated as MADYANSDVLVTTEWVAAHGGDAGIRLLEVDVDTSAYGEGHIAGAVGLNWETQLCDQVRRDILTREQFEALCNDSGIANDTTVIFYGDNNNWFATYALWQFRYYGHDESLLKVMNGGRQKWVDEGRELVTDVPDHSSTGYQAKFPDDNVRATAGTVRETLGQGVVNLVDVRSPAEFTGEVIAPPGMSETAQRGGHIPDAANIPWATAVAEDGTFKSHDELQAIYGGAGVDESKETIAYCRIGERSSHTWFVLKYLLGYEKVRNYDGSWTEWGNLVGAPIARD; from the coding sequence ATGGCTGATTACGCAAATTCTGATGTTTTGGTAACGACGGAATGGGTCGCTGCACACGGTGGTGATGCAGGCATCCGACTCCTTGAAGTCGATGTGGATACCTCAGCATACGGTGAAGGACATATCGCTGGGGCAGTCGGACTCAATTGGGAAACGCAATTGTGCGACCAAGTTCGACGTGATATCCTCACGAGAGAACAGTTCGAGGCACTCTGCAATGACAGCGGTATCGCCAACGATACTACTGTTATTTTTTATGGAGATAACAATAACTGGTTCGCAACGTATGCCTTGTGGCAATTCCGCTATTACGGACACGATGAAAGTCTATTGAAAGTGATGAACGGTGGTCGTCAAAAATGGGTCGATGAAGGCAGAGAGCTTGTCACTGACGTTCCAGATCATTCGAGCACAGGATATCAGGCGAAATTCCCCGACGACAATGTTCGTGCTACAGCGGGTACGGTTCGCGAAACATTAGGGCAAGGCGTTGTTAACCTTGTCGATGTCCGTTCGCCTGCTGAGTTCACTGGTGAAGTTATCGCACCTCCCGGTATGAGCGAGACAGCGCAACGCGGTGGACATATCCCCGACGCAGCGAATATCCCGTGGGCAACAGCAGTCGCTGAAGACGGCACCTTTAAGTCTCACGACGAACTCCAAGCCATCTACGGTGGTGCGGGTGTTGATGAGAGTAAGGAAACAATCGCTTATTGCCGTATTGGTGAACGCTCATCGCATACTTGGTTTGTGCTGAAATATCTACTCGGTTATGAAAAGGTCCGTAATTACGATGGCAGTTGGACAGAATGGGGCAATCTGGTCGGAGCCCCTATTGCACGCGATTAA
- a CDS encoding HlyC/CorC family transporter, translating into MLSSLVLAVLVCLVLSAFYSGSETALVSVNKLRINQLVESENARASIVHRLVESPQRMLALTLVGTNLANVLIAQLGEGLVVRGLPNLAVSLQGLIATAGITTLLLIFGEILPKTIFRVKADTLALRYAYLLRLSEMVLAPLIYLVQTLTQFIVKLVDRGSSTPSPDAQREELRLLATMGERSGNLHTNQRRMIHSLLNLQNRTVAQVMVPLVDIVAIEKNTKCEDFLQVAADSGFSRIPVYEEQIYNIVGIVNLLDVIYNDAEPEGDPNPNEKSDSLPNTIQPFIRSALHVPESKNINALLKEIQHTRHTMVFAVDEYGGTVGLVTIEDLVEEIVGEFADERDAPEFIRLITPQILECDARTEVDLLEEHYGLAIPEGDYETVAGYILDRTGTIPEIDTELDLGDSIITVIDADARAIRKIRIRRRLGRFTA; encoded by the coding sequence GTGTTAAGTTCACTTGTGCTGGCAGTTCTGGTCTGCCTTGTGTTGTCAGCTTTTTACTCTGGTTCGGAAACAGCACTTGTCTCGGTGAACAAACTCCGAATTAATCAGCTCGTCGAATCCGAGAATGCCAGAGCGAGCATCGTTCATCGTTTGGTAGAATCGCCCCAGAGAATGCTCGCGCTGACACTGGTCGGGACAAATCTCGCAAATGTGCTTATCGCACAACTCGGTGAAGGTCTTGTTGTCCGAGGACTCCCGAACTTGGCAGTAAGTCTGCAGGGACTCATTGCAACGGCTGGTATAACGACCCTACTCCTCATCTTTGGAGAAATTTTACCGAAAACTATCTTTCGTGTCAAGGCAGATACCTTGGCACTGCGCTATGCCTATCTCCTACGCCTTTCTGAAATGGTTTTAGCTCCGCTGATCTACCTTGTGCAAACTTTGACGCAATTTATCGTCAAACTCGTAGATAGGGGTTCGAGCACACCGAGTCCCGATGCCCAGCGTGAAGAACTCCGACTTCTCGCAACGATGGGGGAACGGTCCGGCAACCTACACACCAATCAACGGCGTATGATTCATAGTCTGCTCAATCTACAAAATCGGACGGTTGCACAGGTCATGGTGCCGCTTGTCGACATCGTTGCAATTGAGAAGAATACAAAATGCGAAGATTTTTTGCAAGTCGCTGCTGACTCCGGGTTTTCAAGGATTCCGGTCTACGAAGAACAAATTTACAATATCGTTGGAATCGTTAACCTCTTAGACGTTATTTACAATGATGCCGAACCAGAGGGAGATCCAAATCCCAACGAAAAATCCGATAGCCTGCCTAACACGATTCAACCCTTCATCCGATCAGCACTGCACGTCCCCGAATCTAAAAACATTAACGCGCTCCTCAAAGAGATTCAACATACCCGGCACACAATGGTATTTGCTGTTGATGAATATGGCGGCACGGTTGGCCTCGTCACCATCGAAGACCTTGTTGAAGAAATTGTCGGTGAATTTGCCGATGAACGTGATGCCCCCGAATTCATCCGCCTGATTACACCTCAGATTCTTGAATGTGATGCGAGAACTGAAGTAGACCTGCTCGAAGAACACTACGGACTCGCAATCCCCGAAGGTGATTATGAAACGGTTGCTGGTTATATTCTGGATCGGACCGGTACCATTCCAGAAATTGACACTGAACTTGACTTGGGCGATTCTATTATCACTGTTATAGATGCTGACGCACGTGCTATCCGCAAGATTCGCATTCGGCGACGACTCGGACGTTTTACTGCTTAG
- a CDS encoding SDR family NAD(P)-dependent oxidoreductase produces MAEIGRLDGKVVVITGASKGIGKATAFAFAAAGAKVVLAARTRETLEQVAVELREVAVANPDSILAVPTDVTNVDAVKQLIHRTLDVYQHVDILINNAGIGHFGPVIDFESDDWDAVLNSNLKAVYLCAKYALPSMLERGSGQIVNVLSIAAKVAFEASGAYCAAKAGALALTKVLASEVREQNIRVTAVLPGSVHTPFWDGVPEHPDFEQMLTPEHVADTIASICQQPPGMVTEEIVVMPPLGIL; encoded by the coding sequence ATGGCAGAAATAGGAAGACTCGACGGTAAAGTCGTGGTGATTACTGGAGCGTCAAAGGGGATTGGTAAGGCAACCGCTTTCGCTTTCGCAGCAGCAGGTGCGAAGGTTGTGCTCGCTGCCCGAACACGTGAAACACTCGAACAGGTCGCAGTGGAACTTAGAGAAGTAGCGGTTGCTAACCCCGATTCCATACTCGCTGTTCCAACAGACGTTACCAACGTCGATGCTGTGAAGCAACTTATCCACCGGACATTAGATGTTTACCAACACGTGGATATCCTAATCAACAATGCGGGGATCGGTCATTTCGGACCCGTGATCGATTTCGAGTCTGACGACTGGGATGCGGTACTCAATTCCAACTTAAAGGCTGTTTATCTCTGCGCAAAGTACGCGCTTCCGTCCATGTTGGAACGAGGCAGTGGACAGATTGTTAATGTGCTTTCAATCGCCGCGAAAGTTGCGTTTGAAGCTTCAGGTGCGTATTGTGCCGCGAAAGCAGGGGCGTTAGCACTCACAAAAGTTTTAGCCAGTGAAGTCCGCGAACAAAATATTCGAGTTACCGCTGTTTTACCGGGATCAGTACATACTCCATTTTGGGACGGCGTTCCAGAACACCCAGACTTTGAACAGATGTTAACACCGGAACATGTCGCTGATACAATTGCTTCCATTTGTCAGCAACCGCCGGGTATGGTGACTGAAGAGATCGTTGTAATGCCGCCCCTCGGAATTCTCTAA
- a CDS encoding 6-carboxytetrahydropterin synthase codes for MYYLTRQTAFEASHYNRIPELSDAENFELFGAAANPNSHGHNYVLEVMVKGSVDVDDGMVINLVTLDVLLKSEVLANYDHKHLNRQHPVFAKNSQLQPTCENISIEIWQRLDPSLPEGMLHRVRLYESAANFADYYGEGPMVYLTKVYDFSAAHRLHSHALSDEDNRDIFGKCNNPAGHGHNYVLEVTVKGDVDARTGLVAGLNLLDEVVQKQVYARFDYKHLNLDTTEFKVLNPTSENFVKVLWDVLEPNLRPVVLHRLRLRETPKNHFDYYGE; via the coding sequence ATGTACTACTTAACCCGACAAACGGCGTTTGAAGCATCACATTACAACCGTATCCCTGAACTGAGCGATGCAGAGAACTTTGAGTTGTTTGGTGCCGCCGCAAATCCAAATAGCCACGGGCATAACTATGTGCTTGAGGTCATGGTGAAAGGCAGTGTAGATGTAGATGATGGTATGGTCATCAATCTGGTGACTTTGGACGTGTTGTTGAAGAGCGAAGTGCTTGCCAATTACGATCACAAACATCTAAACCGTCAACATCCGGTATTCGCAAAGAACTCGCAATTACAACCGACGTGTGAGAACATCTCTATAGAGATTTGGCAGCGGCTTGATCCTTCTTTGCCGGAGGGAATGTTGCACAGGGTGCGCCTCTACGAAAGTGCGGCAAATTTTGCAGACTATTATGGGGAAGGACCTATGGTTTATCTTACGAAAGTCTACGATTTTAGTGCCGCCCACCGTTTGCACAGCCATGCACTGAGTGATGAAGATAACCGGGATATTTTCGGAAAGTGCAATAATCCGGCTGGGCATGGACATAACTACGTACTCGAAGTTACCGTAAAGGGAGACGTAGATGCGAGGACCGGATTGGTTGCTGGTTTGAATCTTCTTGACGAAGTCGTTCAAAAACAGGTTTATGCGCGTTTCGACTATAAACACCTGAATCTCGATACTACTGAGTTTAAGGTGCTCAATCCGACGTCGGAGAACTTCGTCAAAGTGCTTTGGGACGTGTTAGAACCGAATTTGCGCCCAGTGGTTCTACACCGCCTTCGCTTGCGAGAGACACCCAAAAACCATTTCGACTACTACGGCGAGTAA
- the folE gene encoding GTP cyclohydrolase I FolE: MEFNQANVTPELEGLYTKILQSLGEDPSRQGLVKTPYRAAKAMEFLTSGYHQSVDDILNGAIFDEDYDEMVIVKEIEFYSLCEHHILPFWGKCHVGYLPRKQIVGLSKIPRIVDMFSRRLQVQERLTREIAESLETALDPRGVAVVMEGQHLCMMARGVEKQAPKMTTNVMRGTFREDSSTRAEFLRCIQVS; the protein is encoded by the coding sequence ATGGAGTTTAATCAGGCTAACGTTACCCCTGAGTTGGAAGGACTTTACACAAAAATCCTTCAAAGCTTAGGTGAAGATCCGAGTCGTCAAGGCTTAGTGAAAACACCATACCGTGCCGCGAAAGCGATGGAATTTTTGACGAGCGGTTATCATCAAAGCGTTGATGATATTCTGAATGGAGCCATCTTTGATGAGGATTATGACGAAATGGTGATTGTGAAAGAGATTGAGTTTTACAGTCTCTGTGAGCACCATATCCTACCGTTTTGGGGTAAATGTCACGTTGGGTATCTCCCGCGGAAACAGATTGTGGGTTTGAGTAAGATCCCGCGCATTGTAGATATGTTTTCCCGTCGGTTGCAAGTTCAGGAGCGTCTCACGCGTGAGATTGCCGAATCACTCGAAACCGCCCTCGACCCCCGCGGTGTCGCTGTCGTGATGGAGGGACAACACCTGTGCATGATGGCACGCGGCGTTGAAAAGCAAGCACCGAAAATGACAACAAATGTCATGCGGGGGACGTTCCGTGAGGATAGTTCAACGCGCGCGGAGTTTCTGAGGTGTATTCAAGTATCCTAA
- a CDS encoding LamG domain-containing protein: MRVIGAFITMTVLFTAGIWVQESRSKIDPETLMGMWLFDHGKGNVVKDSSANGNDGEIVDAKRVDGKEGMGIEFDGASHVVIPASKTTDDFLDGFTYLLWAKPLRNPSGPHVRLIERDWHNPNILIGPTDFYGSFLKGGGIDNSQIRGGTWEMDEWSFVALTHDGKTLILYVDGEAVADLGVGNPDFSQQHDSGSIWLTRWKGGAGWDFAGVLDEVAIFNTALGEDDLNAIMEKGLEKALSVSPIDRLTTTWGNIKR, encoded by the coding sequence ATGAGAGTTATAGGTGCTTTTATCACTATGACGGTTCTCTTTACTGCAGGGATATGGGTTCAGGAAAGCAGGTCGAAAATTGACCCAGAGACCCTTATGGGAATGTGGCTTTTTGATCACGGAAAGGGGAATGTGGTTAAGGATTCCTCAGCGAATGGGAATGATGGGGAGATTGTTGATGCAAAACGGGTCGACGGGAAGGAAGGCATGGGCATCGAATTTGACGGAGCCAGTCATGTGGTTATCCCAGCGAGTAAGACCACCGATGACTTCCTCGACGGATTTACGTATCTACTCTGGGCGAAACCGCTTCGGAATCCTTCCGGTCCGCACGTGCGACTCATAGAAAGGGATTGGCACAATCCAAACATTCTTATCGGTCCAACCGACTTTTATGGCAGTTTCCTCAAAGGTGGCGGAATAGATAATAGTCAAATCCGGGGTGGCACTTGGGAGATGGACGAGTGGAGTTTTGTCGCCTTAACACACGACGGTAAGACGCTTATCCTCTATGTTGATGGCGAAGCCGTTGCGGATTTAGGTGTCGGAAACCCGGATTTCAGTCAGCAGCACGATAGTGGCTCAATCTGGTTAACCCGCTGGAAAGGTGGAGCGGGGTGGGACTTCGCTGGGGTCCTTGACGAGGTCGCTATTTTCAATACTGCCCTCGGTGAAGATGATCTCAATGCCATTATGGAAAAAGGACTTGAGAAGGCACTGTCCGTTTCCCCAATTGATAGATTGACAACAACTTGGGGAAATATAAAAAGGTAG